The sequence AAACAGTGACTATTGCTCCTGAGCGTTTTAGTACAAGAACTATCAATTAAATCTGTTTTCCAACACCAATTTATCATTCTATTTTCTCCCCATTCTTTCATTTGTCAACTCCTCTTTCAATTAGCCTATTTACTAAAATCGGGTTGGGAGTATTAGTCATTCTTTCCacatacttctcttttttttgtacCAATTtcatgttacgcacccctattaTAGACACCTTAACTTAAGCGAAAAGCCTTCATTAAGATGCAGTATTCaactggaccagggccaaaacaggttcattgtaacatttcTATTTACTACCTCCCATTTATCCTAGAATCATcaaacatcaataacaactacTTTGGGGGAATTAAATTATTACCTTTTCTCCTCCACATTTACGCTCTTAATCTCCTTTTAGTCTTATGTTAGAATGCtcaggagcttttggatcaaattatgatttAGCAAAGAAAGGATAGGGTTACATAacaggctaccaaagaaaaaggctaaaggctcaacggggctgaCTAAGACTATTCACCAAGGTAGGTCTATTTAAGTTAGAAACAAAACTGTCAAAGAAATGCCCACATCACTTCCTATacccaacaccctttatttcactttatagacacaccgagcaagttctagTCATTTCTATTCATGTAGAATATACACAAATCCTCACACTCACAGTGTATGCACGGAATTAAACCAACATTCCCAATGAtgttctttattgaattcaaaattaagacaacaCATTAAATTTCATTTATTGAGATTAAATCATTAGTACTCAAATAAAAACACTCTAATGCTTATTTATACTCAAATAAATTTCTATTACTGCAAAGATGGCCCATTTTACACACTCCTTTAAGCTAGTGATTAGGTTCTCATAAATTTATTTACTTCCTACGATCACtccccttaagacggtcgtcatccatctatAATAGGGGATGACAACTAACTATGACTGTTTATTCCTAATTACCAAAGAGGGCAAAGACAAACGTAACTACTTGAAACTAAAATTTGCCAATGAGGgtgaaaaataacaataaaataatactttaaacTGAAGCAACATGTAATAAATGCCAAAGAGGGAAAATTGCAATCCACAaagttactaactattacagaccaGTGTTCCGAATAGCTAGTACTTGCAAAATTAacataacagaaaataaaattgttcTGCCAGAATACAAAGATAAAAAAGAATACGaatccaccaccccacacttaaataaaGCACTGTCCCAGTGCTTCCAAATAAGCCTATGGTAGGATGGCAGTATACCCCCTGGTCAGTCAAACTGGACTATAGCAGTCATATCCTTAGGAGTACCGTccacatcatcaccatcatcatcagaCTGGTCCTCTTCATCCGAATCCATGTCTGAATCCCTGTATCTGTGCTGTTCATCATTTGGTATATCATCAACTGGCTCAACAAAATCTAGTCCAATCGTCAACATAGTCCTAGCATGATGGCCGAGTAGATAATTGAGCTCTACGGCATGGAGCTCCTCTGGTGTGGCTGGTCTGCCTCCCGTATTTGACatcatcatcataagaccatacaGCCTACCCAATGCCTTATCAGTCCTTGTTTGTCGCTCCAACATGGTCAAAATCAGGCCAGCTTCCCCAGATGTACTCCTTGCAGTAGTTATATCCACAAGACGAGTGATAACCTCGGGCTTGTAATCCAGATCCTCTTTATCCACCGTTTGCCTTTGCAAAAATCTAGTAACTAAACCTATAAACCCAAAACTATGCCCCACCTGGGTACGCGCCTTTTTCATCATAGAAAAAATGACATTACCCACATTTATCTCCACATCAGAACACATCAGGACATAGATCAAACATACCCTATCCCGAGTAACCTCCTTCACATGCTTGCCTTGAATCAAGcattaataaataatatgaccCCACATCCTTGCTTCCTTATTCATCTGAGCATAAGGGAAGGAAGAGTGCAAACCTGTAATACGATGCCTGGTCCAACAAGCTAAGAATCGCTGACCACATAACAAATGCCTGATATATGCATATGGAGGAGAAATAATAAACTGCCTTAAGAAATTTAGGTTTGCTTTTGGTATCCCCAACAAATTATTAATATTAGCAGCAGTGAATCGCATCACTTTCCTGGGAACCTTCAACAAATGTTTAGGATGACTAGGGTCCCAATTAGCATAAAACTCTCTAAGTACAAATTACACTCAGTCAGCTGTGGaagatgaaattcatattgataTCCTTAATTCTCCATACCATGGACGGACATTCTCTGATGAGGATGACACGATCAATATATACCTCCGGTATATACTTGGCATCCATATGTTGGGAATACCACTGCTTTTCATCCTTGCGTACAACTTTGAATTGAAATTTACAAACCCACCCTCACTGAAGTGGTGGGGCCCTAGGTACCCTAGTTAGTTGACCTCAAATGGTCTGCTCCTCTTCCTAGCAGGTGTAGAAGGTCCTGCCTTTGTCTTCCCCTTACTTGGTTATGGTTCCATTATTCCTATAATACAAAAGATGCAACAAACATTTGAGTATGTTAAACTTGGGACTAGCTAAACTGAATGTGCATTACAGACTACTTTGCACCCCACACTTAGTTATGAGCTAGAACACATGCCTTAAAATCtatagtactcagacttccctttgTTGACCTCACTATGACATTCAAATACATCTTATTGCTCTGCGGAATACCACAACCTTATACTTTTCCTCAACACAAAACATCATCTCATCTATTCCCATCTAATCACTCAATAGAAGAGTAATTTGTCTACAATTCTACTAAATCGACTAACCTCAAATAAAATTAACCCTAACTTCCTAAACCTTCTTGATTCACACGTCTAGCTATATTTCCCTACATTCCGTGACTTCACACCTaacatttgaaaaataatttcccCCTAATACCATCTGTATATAACTAATCTATTATAACATCACAAAGATTACAAGACAATATATCACAAGCAATACTAAAATTGATAACTTCTAAGATAGGGAAAAATAATATTAAGCCCTAAAATGCTAGCCAACATTACAGGTCACAAATAAAAAGAAGCAAAGTTACATCTTAAAACACATACCTCAAAGGttgaaagagggatgaaaatttggaaaaattttagGAGGTTTTAGGAGAAAATTTTGAGAATACGGCTCTTGAGTAGAAATAAGAGGCTTTAGGGTTTTGGAGGGGATATATATAGAGGGGTAGGTCGGGTTAgcttaaattcaaaatttctgcCCAATTTTAACCCCCTCCACGATGCGGTAATATCACATATACCTACTGGAAAATGCCAATTACCATTTAACTACCCACTGCGATGCGCTAAATTTTGCGTTAAGACACTATGAAttgataattgtcaattttccAAGTTACGTGTCGCACTGAAAATCATGACAGGCtattggaatttgataattgtcaaATCACCCTTCTCCGTGTCACGATGGAAATCGTAGATCCTtcctggaatttgacaattgtcaaaataCCCAGTTCCGTGTCGCACCATTCTTCAAAATCAGATTTCCTTGtgtaattttcacttttttcttacctGAGAAAATCCCCACTTACACATATTAATTTGCAAATCAGATTGCTTTCCTCAATTGTGGCAATCTCCTCATTTTCACTTTGAAATTCCCCACAAtctcaaacaaaaacaacaaaaattgtaagtaaaagtgggttgcctcccactcagcacCTTAGTTTTGGTCATGGCATGACTCATCTTTTTGTATTTATCTTTTCGTTTTGATTttacaatctaaaaattaaactacctattacaatACATATGTGGGTTGTTTCCCACATAGCACCTTATTTTACATCATGGAACGACTTAGCTCATCATCATTCATAAGCAAAAGTGATAGATTCCTTGTGCTTATCCGGATGATCCGCCCAATAATGCTTTACACTCTGTCCATTAATAAGGaacttctctttcttctctttattccacAACTCCACAGCTCCATGAGGTGTCATACGCCCCACCTCAAAATGTCCAAACCATTTTGATcataattttctcaaaaacaacttAAGCCGTGAATTAAACAACGACACAAGTTGTCCGGGTTCAAATTCCCTTACTTGAATTTTCTTGTCATGCCATCTATTGGTCTTTTCCTTGTAAATCTTGGAATTTTCATAGGCGTGGAGTCTAAACTCATCAAGCTCATTTAGTTGCAATAACTTTCTTTCCCCCACGACAGTCATCTCAAAGTTCAGCTTCTTCACCACCCAATATGCTTGTTGTTCCAACTCTACAGGAAGATGACACGCCTTACCATACACCAAGCGATATGGAGATGTCCCAATAGACGTCTTGTATGTTGTTTGATATGCCCAAAGTACATCATCTAGCTTCTTTGACCAATCTTTTCTCTGCCCATTCATGATTTTCTAAAGTATTTGCTTAATCTCCCGATTGGATACCTCTACTTGTCCACTCATTTGAGGATGGTACGCAGTGGCAACCTTGTGCCTAACACCATACTTAGTAAAAAAATTTTTGAACCAGGTGTTGATAAAGTGCgtacctccatcactaattattgcTCTTGGCGTACcaaatctagaaaatatgttcttcttcacaaactttagcaccactcttgcatcattagtCAAACTTGCCATAGCTTTCACCCATTTAGAGACATAGTCCACCACTATAATAATGTATAGATTACCTTTCAAAGGTGGGAATAGGCCCATGAAATCGATCCCCCAAACATAAAAGAATTCCACTTCTAAAGTATTATTGAGGGGCATCTCATGATGCTTAGATTTAGTACCCAacctttgacattgatcacaattcTTTACAAAAGCCACTGTTTCTTTAAACAGAGTCGGCCAAAAAAACCTGGTTGCAACACTTTCCACATAGTCCTCTCACCCCTATGATGTCCACCATATGGAAATGAGTGGAAATCTTGTAACACCTTTGAGAATTCAGCCTCTGAAATACACCTACGAATCACTCCATCTGGTCCCTGCTTGAAAAGGTATGGTTCTTACCAAATGTAAGCATGAGAATCATGGAGTAATTTCTTCCTTTGTTGTGTGGTAATTTCAGGAGGGTACACCTCACAAGCCATCAAGTTCACAATGTCAACATACCATGGGAACTCAACTGCATCCAATGACATTAACTTCTCATTAGGAAACTCTTCCTCAATACTCAGAAAGTCATCCAAAATATGGTCTCAATTTTCCAGCCATGACAAGTGATCAACAACTTGATTTTCAGCTCTCTTTCTATCTCGCACCACAAGATCAAATTCCTGAAGTAGAAGAATCCACTTAATTAGTCGTGGCTTCACATCCTTTTTGTTCACAAGATACTTAATGACAACAtatgataacactcaactcacatgacaatttagtgcaagacggtcgttgtcaatatatttatccaactttggagtcggggtcgaattcacagggaacaatgtgagtggcgattaaactaatttaaaactatagctacaagttgaattcaaatagatgatatgaaaagataaaatggggttttttttAGTTTAGCAAGTAATTATTGATCACTTTAGcttcagtgttcgtaatcaaaagtttatggaaaaaaccagaattatgttcactaggggttttgatACTTAacagatgctaatggtggttcaatATTTTCACAGTAGGTTggaaaaaaagttatatttttcgaagttatgcctaaatgtctctcgacctacttaagcatttaattacctaatgctctcggacttagggaatttatattcataactagattttacctcaggttaatcaaccttgttacaccgtcaattattaaatgaaagtttttagtgcttccaaatccctgtcaataattcacttcctactgtattgatttcttatctcgggcaaatcaaagcaggtgctatctattgtttgcaaccaatagacaataattaaaatcttggaattatcaaggagtcttaTTACCTTTtcaatcttaaacacttagcatcttaccaaaatttaacccatagatcccataatttgggttagaggggtttagccgctcatgatgtaatgatcagaacaactagatgaattcataatttgaaatataaacttaccataatatgaataataactagtgattctcaaaTTAGATCACAATTAGAATCCCCaaagtattgatggaaatctcttcaaagttaattgcttgttcaagccaagaaactagagagaaaagtaaaaaaatacatgTCTCCTAAAAGCTATTCGGaactccttagaaaaccctaaacaatgctttaaatagtttaccctaattatggaaacaaaatcatagagtgcaGAAATTCCTCGGATAGGTGACACCAttcgtgacgccttatcaggaggcttatgacttatcacaaatgtcattatctcctctttgattttgacattTACTGCCTTAGGATGATGATGAACTATGATGTCTTATCaactccttgatgacttatcacgaatgtcgtcaagtCTCTACCACATCTCTCATGTTATTCCTTAGGCCGACAGTAATTTTGacgacctatcagctccttgatggcttagcacaaaatgtcgtcacaactctcaactcaggtccattctctgtcgaaggatgatgatgaagctgataacttatcacagggctgaagACTTATTAGTAATGTCTTCGACCACACTTCTATTCTAATTACTTCAGATTTCACTTCTTTTACTTCCaaccttgttggttctctatcatcttatcttctactgcaaaatcaaacataaaatattaaaaaatgacaaaagtttcttaagactatgcaattattcttagttcaaagcctcaaatatgttagcatcagctcacacatcaacaccctcaacttaaaacaatttcttgtcctcaagcaactcaaacataactaagagaatacaaaatacatttggcagtcaattatctatatcatctcaaatatcttcaccatctccaaggtcagtcaattcaagaacagctgtgtatattattgaaggaCAACAttgcaacacacaggaatcaagatatgacaccAAATCAGCAACACAATCATGCATGCATCaagtttacactatccaaacaagtcagTAACTAGCGATGTAACCAGTGTACCCTCACTACAAAGAGATCCCCCTTTTctcatatcagacatcacatatataaccatggggacaatcacaagacactcactctcagaatgaagttccaatcaatgtatgccgaataccataggcttgaccttattttcattaccaaggtctTCAGACATGtcaactaggatcactataggtcttctctttggcttgtaatgtaggctaggggctggtatgatacacaaggatatttaaagtaattAATCCTCCTTGGCACTGCATAATTTTTTGGGTCTCGCTTATCAACCTTTatcttatttctccctttcttgattaaatcacattcaagctgggtgtagtttttattcattaattttttttcacaatttttattttctcattatttttctaccacacccagccttgcatactttttttttcaatttattatccTTCTTCGTACTtactttacatcacgcacccctatgatagccaccctcaacttaggctatctgcctaagtcaaagtgcacaatgtccgaGGAGGACCAGGGGCAAAATaagttcattgtgatacaaatgggaaggtgataggtatagtAAAAAGAATAGGCGttcaggctcaaaattaggattaagggatattattcacacacgGAAGGTCATTacgctaaaagtggactaatatcaacaatggcctatgattttttcctaaccgctatcctacaaccaaggcaagatcAACCgagcaagttttggatttaacacaaacgggaactaggtagtatctcacacacacatgccacaaaggtacatcacaagctactacccattcggttcatgcaattattagcagtGATTAttatgtcactagtactaatgccataacaagatgcacagtggtcatacATAAATGCGTATCACACAGTcataaaatagaccattggagagatgtacaaaaatcaacaaaaacatgttaactgcctaaggtacttgtatttctcctagtcaactacaacattttacaataaatcacaatacgcctaaacattccggctctactaggaacaaaactccggggaaagaggcacgacaacaaaaactccAGGAGAACATCAACAtccataagtagccccacccttaactaaaaatcatgcaaggtccctaatgcgtcaaaccaaaataagagagttagaaacatacctgcggcaccatgggtgtgaagatctgatgtcaatcacataatacgaatacaaaaaacaaaataccttgggtttcctcccaagcagcACCTAATTAAGTGTCGCGGTACGACATTATttagtcatcctttatccctccacttagatgatttgaattttcggtccatcttttgatctttacttCTTTTAGGTCAGTTGGCCAAAGTTGAGGGCGTGATAAGGAATAttctatcatgccacttcaaagacttgaatcgcttgcccaattttgcatcaaaatttTGTGTGGGCTCATTGGGAAGAAGTgaggatcttaaaaagccactaaatggacatcgatatTTAGGCTTCTTGGCTTTTACGATTGGGGTTAtggtatacccttttggaaagataaacttcaaaatgtaagaattttcctcctcattttcaaaattcgtCATTTGCTTAGGTGatttgactttcatcacatccaccatggataatgttgaaaagtgatccgaatgaggactaactctaACTTCCagagtagcatccctattagtatctttaccccgaaatggactagagtcttcacaaggattgttcttgatttcctcttttgcctctagcaccatttccccaatcttggcatcatccctcatggttggttcggttggttgggaaatctccaagggttgatcaatgtcaagctcatcatcagtagaggattctttctcctcatattcacactctttgattagtctaaatgattccacagacaagatatcatctaaacataatgtagaagagtgctttggatgattgacctcgatatccatctccccTATCCTTTATATTTCCTTGTTAAATACCCTAATTTGTTGacatatatcacatatgatatcattcattgtgtccacacgatccaacattagttgaagcatagcttcaatgccactctttccggtgctttattctttcttttcttgaccaaaagacctatcaaaatcataagaagaactagaatttgggttagcacaatgaGGGGAGGGGGCCTttaggcaatcactccaatgtccatcttgaccaccacatacagaacaatcatactcctgataggatggagatggtgcacatatctctctccAAGAAGCATATCTACAGTCTTGCCGAAAgtaaggtccatcacaatatggacatagattatcaagataagatttccaaccaccaagattatgttcattccatgatgccatagtagtaagtaagctaaaataaaaatctacctaacataagaaataaaagtaaactaaaaacaaatatttacaagtttgaattcaagcaagtaggctagaattcaaaaccaattcaatACGCCAAATTTTTCCTtgacaatggtgccatttttgagaacactcaacttacatgtcattTTAGTGCAaagcggtcatcgtcaatatatttacccaactatgGAATTAGGGTCAAATctacagggaacaatgtgagtggcgattaaactaatt is a genomic window of Capsicum annuum cultivar UCD-10X-F1 unplaced genomic scaffold, UCD10Xv1.1 ctg1935, whole genome shotgun sequence containing:
- the LOC124890517 gene encoding uncharacterized protein LOC124890517, giving the protein MNGQRKDWSKKLDDVLWAYQTTYKTSIGTSPYRLVYGKACHLPVELEQQAYWVVKKLNFEMTVVGERKLLQLNELDEFRLHAYENSKIYKEKTNRWHDKKIQVGRMTPHGAVELWNKEKKEKFLINGQSVKHYWADHPDKHKESITFAYE